Proteins from a single region of Armatimonadia bacterium:
- a CDS encoding epoxyqueuosine reductase, giving the protein MADQDGLRAQIEEFVARHLAGDPRNRLPRYAEVVIYENPLVGYVRGDDPLFGEYKQVIGSFHLTPAEAFAEGTGETASAEELSVVSIVLPFTGAIVDSNAGQTEVPSELWALARLDGEVYRDALLVDLVDELKRLDVQAVAPDLLPGFQWLNDEKVGITTNWSQRHVAYAAGLGSFGLCDGFITPRGKAMRLGSVVAKAKLASGEVRRPGLHDNCLFYTDGSCTACAERCPGGAITPEGHSKTKCRDYIVSFTPGINERYGIRNMGCGLCQAGVPCARRIPGA; this is encoded by the coding sequence ATGGCAGATCAGGACGGCCTGCGCGCCCAGATTGAGGAGTTCGTCGCACGGCACCTTGCCGGCGACCCGCGGAACCGGCTGCCTCGGTACGCGGAAGTGGTGATCTATGAGAACCCGCTCGTGGGCTACGTGCGTGGGGATGACCCTCTGTTTGGCGAGTACAAGCAGGTGATCGGCAGCTTCCACCTGACTCCGGCGGAGGCCTTCGCGGAGGGTACGGGAGAGACAGCGTCTGCCGAGGAGCTATCTGTGGTCTCGATCGTGTTGCCCTTCACGGGGGCCATCGTTGATAGCAATGCCGGGCAGACGGAGGTGCCTTCGGAGCTATGGGCGCTGGCACGTCTGGACGGCGAGGTGTACCGGGATGCGCTCCTGGTGGACCTGGTGGACGAGTTGAAGAGACTGGACGTGCAGGCGGTGGCTCCCGACCTTCTCCCGGGGTTCCAGTGGCTCAACGACGAGAAGGTGGGGATCACGACGAACTGGTCACAGCGGCATGTGGCCTACGCTGCCGGTCTGGGGAGCTTCGGGCTCTGCGACGGCTTCATCACGCCCCGGGGCAAGGCGATGCGTCTGGGAAGTGTGGTCGCGAAGGCGAAGCTGGCCTCCGGTGAGGTACGCAGGCCAGGGCTGCACGACAACTGCCTGTTCTACACGGACGGGAGCTGCACAGCCTGCGCCGAACGATGCCCCGGCGGAGCGATCACGCCTGAGGGCCACTCGAAGACGAAATGCCGCGATTACATCGTCTCCTTCACGCCGGGCATCAACGAGCGCTACGGGATCCGGAACATGGGCTGCGGTCTGTGTCAGGCCGGCGTCCCCTGTGCGCGGCGAATCCCGGGGGCCTAG
- a CDS encoding M14 family zinc carboxypeptidase, producing MLKALIALLSTAGVVIFVASTTVQAEELTVEDFDVNGTLGSQGSVIEKLGTNHFRMILGHAPNHPEWCNKAQFRILRHARGNSLRLEVVFPGGPSMRLNEYFMSWSYDGANWHPIHWEDGTAKAATADTLQFPVFEQDTVWVGHQVPMSYEDSVQLVKEWSRNTNVSVTIVGKSLGGRNLYRVTITDPESDVPPRQRWVHYFANQHPGEHNSQWRMVAMVNWLLSDEGTDFRRRSICHFLLMMSPDAPSKGWYRVNAEGVDMNRSYRAGGSCPELQPHEAYLCQHDLEALMASPTPVTSAWSMHTWGGVVEPILLPGPEMGTTLGPWTELRDAIAANDPQGLVKKLAVSKGKDASTLWDAGIHAQFGISAVLCEGAGIIDTRERNLASGEALMKGIAQYYRGVKPLASGTGQ from the coding sequence ATGCTCAAAGCTCTGATAGCTCTCCTATCAACCGCAGGCGTGGTGATCTTCGTGGCAAGCACAACGGTACAGGCCGAGGAACTAACGGTCGAGGACTTCGACGTCAACGGCACGCTCGGCTCCCAAGGCTCTGTGATCGAGAAGCTGGGAACGAACCATTTCCGGATGATTCTGGGCCATGCGCCCAATCACCCGGAATGGTGCAACAAGGCCCAGTTCCGGATTCTGCGTCATGCTCGCGGCAACTCGCTGCGGCTGGAGGTGGTCTTCCCGGGCGGTCCGTCCATGCGGCTGAACGAGTACTTCATGTCCTGGTCCTATGACGGCGCCAACTGGCACCCGATCCACTGGGAGGATGGGACTGCGAAGGCGGCGACGGCGGATACGCTGCAGTTCCCGGTCTTCGAGCAGGACACCGTCTGGGTTGGACACCAGGTCCCGATGTCCTATGAGGACTCGGTGCAGCTAGTGAAGGAGTGGAGCCGCAACACCAACGTCTCGGTGACCATCGTCGGCAAGTCCCTGGGTGGACGCAACCTGTACCGCGTGACGATCACAGACCCGGAGTCGGACGTCCCGCCCAGGCAGCGTTGGGTCCACTACTTCGCCAACCAGCACCCCGGCGAGCACAACTCCCAGTGGCGCATGGTGGCCATGGTGAACTGGCTGCTCAGCGACGAGGGCACCGACTTCCGCCGGCGGAGCATCTGCCACTTCCTCCTCATGATGAGCCCCGACGCGCCTTCAAAGGGCTGGTACCGGGTCAACGCTGAAGGAGTGGATATGAACCGGTCCTACCGCGCCGGCGGAAGCTGTCCGGAACTGCAGCCCCACGAGGCCTATCTGTGCCAGCATGACCTCGAGGCCCTGATGGCCTCGCCGACCCCGGTTACCTCGGCCTGGAGCATGCATACCTGGGGCGGAGTCGTGGAACCGATCCTGCTGCCGGGGCCGGAGATGGGGACGACCCTTGGGCCCTGGACGGAGCTGCGGGACGCCATCGCCGCTAACGACCCGCAGGGCTTGGTGAAGAAGCTGGCGGTCTCGAAGGGCAAGGACGCCTCGACGCTGTGGGACGCCGGGATCCATGCGCAGTTCGGTATCTCCGCGGTGCTGTGCGAAGGCGCCGGGATAATCGACACGAGGGAACGGAACCTGGCCTCGGGCGAGGCCCTGATGAAGGGCATCGCGCAGTACTACCGAGGCGTTAAGCCACTCGCAAGTGGAACCGGGCAGTAA
- a CDS encoding carbohydrate binding domain-containing protein, whose translation MNPAVMVVPVLLLTAASFAQVPDNWFPFVISELADDSIANVSSYSPSPAGADGFLQFRDGHFVDARGSRVRFLATNCTFNGAFPDKDLAPKIAARMRSLGINCVRFHHMDNAYKPRGIWDAAYKDHQHMDAEQVDRLDWFIYHLKLNGIYADLNLHVSRQFNDADGFTNTTPLSELTKYDKGVDYFQARMVQLQHDYARDLLTHLNPYTKTRYVDEPCIAMVELNNENSLLQFSYGSMLRGLPEPYKGELTGYWNAFLKAKYGSTGKLREAWDEGSAPLGAEMLRDNAFARGTAEWVLESRKKDTDVFEIVTDPQEGLVLHARLNTLGVNPWDFQIHQVGLTLEAGKTYTLSFKIKANSARTISVGARWDKEDWRSIGLSESVPADTQWRSYEMTFRARDANPGHNRISFSCQNLLGDVWLADVSLKPGGIRGLTPGESLEVASVGLPAPSATATARRDWFAFIMDVERKYTQGFSDYLKQTLKLHAPIIDTQASYGGIGGVWRESQLDYVDMHSYWQHPSFPGKPWDGSNWFIGNTPMTDAMGRDNLTGLARFRVAGKAFTVSEYNHPAPSDYRAECMPMIAAFAAFQDWDGIFEFDYGTTPTDWTTSKVSGYFQMVTDPAKLAFFPVAANLFRRGDVSAAKEEVRLQVPKSQVLDLVAEHNNDIGGLYTKAGLPRIAALMHKLSVEFTEGGELQATAKWDDKPITGPVFSDTEQIVWRCDEGKHNWFIVDTPKTVVILGRVGLEGAKMTLGDLKFEIGKTDTGWAAIALTSMDDKPIAESSKILLVAMSKCENPGMVWDEQRKTVQNKWGTSPSIAEGFDLTVTLPGGRSLQAFALDGTGKPLAPLAVSGSRVTIAPPYKSAWFGITAR comes from the coding sequence ATGAACCCCGCTGTGATGGTCGTGCCCGTGCTGCTCCTGACGGCCGCTTCCTTCGCGCAAGTGCCGGACAACTGGTTCCCCTTTGTCATCTCCGAACTCGCCGACGACAGCATCGCCAACGTGTCGTCCTACAGTCCTTCGCCGGCCGGCGCCGATGGCTTCCTGCAGTTCCGCGACGGTCACTTCGTGGACGCCAGGGGCAGCCGCGTGCGATTCCTTGCCACCAACTGCACCTTCAACGGCGCCTTCCCCGACAAGGACCTGGCGCCAAAGATCGCCGCCCGCATGAGGTCGCTCGGGATCAACTGTGTCCGCTTCCACCACATGGACAACGCATACAAGCCACGTGGAATCTGGGATGCCGCCTACAAGGACCATCAGCACATGGATGCCGAGCAGGTCGACCGGCTTGACTGGTTCATCTACCATCTCAAGCTCAACGGCATCTACGCTGATCTGAACCTTCACGTCTCCCGGCAGTTCAACGACGCCGACGGCTTCACCAACACCACCCCACTCAGCGAGCTGACCAAGTACGATAAGGGCGTGGATTACTTCCAGGCGCGGATGGTGCAGTTGCAGCACGACTACGCCCGCGACCTTCTCACCCACCTCAACCCTTACACGAAGACCCGCTACGTCGACGAGCCCTGCATCGCCATGGTTGAGCTGAACAACGAGAACAGCCTGCTTCAGTTCAGCTACGGCAGCATGCTCAGAGGCCTGCCCGAGCCCTACAAGGGCGAGCTCACCGGCTACTGGAATGCCTTCCTCAAGGCCAAGTACGGCTCCACCGGGAAGCTCCGCGAGGCCTGGGATGAAGGCTCCGCTCCCCTCGGCGCAGAGATGCTGCGCGACAACGCCTTCGCTCGCGGCACCGCCGAATGGGTGCTGGAGAGCCGCAAGAAGGACACCGACGTCTTCGAGATCGTGACCGATCCCCAGGAAGGCCTTGTGCTCCATGCACGTCTCAACACCCTGGGCGTCAACCCCTGGGATTTCCAGATCCACCAGGTTGGCCTGACCCTCGAAGCCGGCAAGACCTACACACTCTCCTTCAAGATCAAGGCGAACTCCGCCCGGACGATCTCGGTCGGCGCACGGTGGGACAAGGAGGACTGGCGCAGCATCGGTCTGTCGGAGTCGGTGCCCGCCGACACACAGTGGCGCTCCTACGAGATGACCTTCCGGGCTCGCGACGCTAACCCCGGCCACAACCGCATCAGCTTCAGCTGCCAGAACCTGCTTGGCGACGTCTGGCTCGCCGACGTGAGCCTCAAGCCCGGCGGCATCCGCGGCCTGACGCCCGGAGAGTCGCTCGAGGTCGCCTCTGTTGGCCTTCCCGCTCCGAGTGCCACGGCAACCGCTCGCCGTGACTGGTTCGCCTTCATCATGGACGTGGAGCGCAAGTACACCCAGGGCTTCAGCGACTACCTCAAGCAGACCCTCAAGCTCCACGCGCCGATTATCGACACCCAGGCCAGCTACGGCGGAATCGGCGGCGTCTGGCGCGAGTCTCAGCTCGACTACGTCGACATGCACTCCTACTGGCAGCACCCGTCCTTCCCCGGCAAGCCCTGGGACGGCAGCAACTGGTTCATCGGTAACACCCCGATGACCGACGCGATGGGCCGCGACAACCTCACCGGCCTCGCCCGGTTCCGCGTCGCCGGGAAGGCCTTCACGGTCAGCGAGTACAACCATCCGGCGCCCAGTGACTACCGCGCCGAGTGCATGCCGATGATCGCCGCCTTCGCCGCCTTCCAGGACTGGGACGGCATCTTCGAGTTCGACTACGGGACCACTCCGACTGACTGGACCACCTCAAAGGTCTCCGGGTACTTCCAGATGGTTACGGACCCCGCGAAGCTGGCCTTCTTCCCGGTAGCTGCCAACCTCTTCCGCCGAGGTGACGTGTCCGCGGCGAAGGAGGAGGTCCGGCTTCAGGTGCCCAAGTCGCAGGTCCTGGACCTGGTCGCCGAGCACAACAACGACATCGGCGGCCTCTACACGAAGGCCGGACTGCCGAGGATAGCGGCCCTCATGCACAAGCTGTCGGTCGAGTTCACCGAGGGCGGCGAGCTTCAGGCAACCGCCAAGTGGGACGACAAGCCCATCACCGGACCGGTCTTCTCCGACACCGAGCAGATCGTGTGGCGCTGTGACGAGGGCAAGCACAACTGGTTCATCGTCGACACTCCCAAGACCGTGGTCATCCTGGGACGTGTGGGCCTCGAGGGCGCCAAGATGACCCTCGGCGACCTTAAGTTCGAGATCGGCAAGACGGACACCGGCTGGGCCGCCATCGCCCTCACCAGCATGGATGACAAGCCCATCGCCGAGTCCTCCAAGATACTGCTCGTCGCCATGTCCAAGTGTGAAAACCCCGGCATGGTGTGGGATGAGCAGCGCAAGACAGTGCAGAACAAGTGGGGCACCAGCCCCAGCATCGCGGAGGGCTTCGACCTGACCGTGACCTTGCCCGGCGGTCGTTCGCTGCAGGCCTTCGCCCTTGATGGCACCGGCAAGCCTCTGGCGCCACTTGCCGTCTCAGGCAGCCGTGTGACCATCGCGCCGCCGTACAAGTCCGCCTGGTTTGGCATCACCGCTCGATAG
- a CDS encoding DUF4838 domain-containing protein, whose amino-acid sequence MLTAVACLLALGAALTQAQAMDLATDGRTDYVIVTPADAIPAEQTAAQELQSHLLKVTGAQFAVRSEKDGPVPTRAIVLGVTEGFRAACPDIEVASLKHDGVVLRTRGDTLYLAGGRPRGTLYAVYSFLEDVVGCRWWSATESYTPHTPTLKVEELNTVYVPKLQYREAFYRGAFDGVYAARSKCNGHFERVPEEYGGHYRLLGWCHTFFQLLPPEKYFEQHPDWYSEIDGKRVGPRAQLCLTNDEMRAELTRQALEWIRKDPTAGIISIAQNDWGNPCQCAKCRKIVEEEGSEAGPLLRFVNAVAADIEKEYPEVLVETLAYHYTRKPPTHVTPRSNVIIRLCSIECSYAQPLTGPQNQTFKEDIEGWSAIAPQLYIWDYVTNFANYLIPHPNLRVLAPNIRFFVDHKAIGLFEQGDAGSTCGELVELRAWLLAHLMWDPSRDENALIDEFLDGYYGPAGRTLRQYIEVTHDAVERAGTYLRCGMQDTSAWFTPQDVFKATQLMNQATEQVKGDPVLADRVRRARLPLDLVWLSSYRSLKSAAEAAGQSALAPVDLKVALEDFLAAAKRFNVGNYREGVVFTQLEDVLRARTRPPGPPPEQCKDLPAGTWFDVQDNAFMLYGVPNWAKLGQDPLASDGYAARMTTNHVQWATQCRIEADSAGRYHCYVVARCQPKLPADGKLPTGQAFKIGIYDPEATRSLVTLEVSIADAAGDKYHTFDLGTHDLKPGMYFWLAPMNNPDAVEAIYTDRIFGIREQ is encoded by the coding sequence ATGCTGACAGCCGTCGCGTGCTTGCTTGCCCTTGGTGCGGCTCTCACTCAGGCCCAGGCGATGGACCTGGCGACTGATGGTCGCACTGATTACGTCATCGTCACGCCGGCAGACGCCATCCCGGCCGAACAGACGGCCGCACAGGAACTCCAGTCCCACCTCCTCAAGGTGACGGGAGCGCAGTTCGCCGTCCGCAGCGAGAAGGACGGCCCCGTGCCCACGCGAGCGATCGTACTCGGCGTCACCGAGGGTTTCCGTGCGGCCTGTCCCGACATCGAGGTCGCCTCGCTCAAGCATGACGGCGTCGTCCTGCGAACCCGTGGCGACACCCTCTATCTCGCCGGTGGTCGTCCGCGCGGAACGCTCTACGCCGTCTACAGCTTCCTCGAGGACGTCGTGGGCTGCCGTTGGTGGTCCGCGACCGAGAGCTACACGCCCCACACGCCGACGCTGAAGGTGGAGGAACTCAACACTGTCTACGTGCCGAAGCTGCAGTACCGCGAGGCCTTCTACCGGGGCGCCTTCGACGGCGTCTACGCCGCTCGGTCCAAGTGCAACGGCCATTTCGAGCGCGTGCCCGAGGAGTACGGAGGTCACTACCGCCTCCTCGGCTGGTGCCACACCTTCTTCCAGTTGCTCCCTCCGGAGAAGTACTTCGAGCAGCACCCGGACTGGTACAGCGAGATCGACGGCAAGCGCGTCGGCCCACGGGCACAGCTCTGTCTGACCAATGATGAGATGCGCGCTGAGCTCACCCGTCAGGCGCTCGAGTGGATCCGCAAGGACCCCACGGCAGGCATCATCTCGATCGCCCAGAACGACTGGGGGAACCCCTGCCAGTGCGCCAAGTGCCGCAAGATCGTCGAGGAGGAAGGCTCGGAGGCCGGTCCGCTCCTGCGCTTCGTGAATGCGGTCGCAGCCGACATCGAGAAGGAGTACCCGGAGGTCCTGGTCGAGACCCTGGCCTACCACTACACCCGCAAGCCGCCGACTCACGTCACGCCGCGGTCGAACGTGATCATCCGGCTGTGCAGCATCGAGTGCTCCTACGCGCAGCCACTGACCGGGCCGCAGAACCAGACCTTCAAGGAAGACATCGAGGGCTGGAGTGCCATCGCCCCGCAGTTGTACATCTGGGACTATGTCACCAACTTCGCGAACTACCTCATCCCGCATCCGAACCTGCGGGTGCTGGCGCCCAACATCCGGTTCTTCGTCGACCACAAGGCCATCGGGCTCTTCGAGCAGGGCGATGCGGGGAGCACCTGCGGCGAGCTGGTTGAGCTTCGCGCCTGGCTCCTCGCACACCTGATGTGGGACCCGTCGCGCGACGAGAACGCCCTGATCGACGAGTTCCTCGACGGTTACTACGGCCCTGCGGGCAGGACCCTCCGCCAATACATCGAGGTCACCCATGACGCCGTCGAGCGTGCCGGCACCTACCTGCGATGCGGCATGCAGGACACCTCGGCCTGGTTCACTCCGCAGGACGTCTTCAAGGCCACGCAACTGATGAACCAGGCCACAGAGCAGGTCAAGGGCGATCCCGTCCTCGCCGACCGCGTGCGTCGTGCCCGACTCCCGCTCGATCTGGTCTGGCTGAGCAGTTACCGTTCCCTCAAGTCCGCGGCGGAGGCAGCCGGCCAGTCTGCCCTGGCTCCCGTTGACCTGAAGGTAGCGCTCGAGGACTTCCTGGCAGCCGCCAAGCGCTTCAACGTTGGCAACTACCGCGAGGGTGTCGTGTTCACCCAACTCGAGGACGTCCTGCGGGCTCGCACAAGGCCGCCAGGGCCGCCACCCGAGCAGTGCAAGGACCTCCCGGCGGGCACCTGGTTCGACGTGCAGGACAACGCCTTCATGCTGTACGGCGTCCCCAACTGGGCGAAGCTCGGTCAGGACCCGCTCGCCTCCGATGGCTACGCGGCGCGCATGACCACCAACCACGTCCAGTGGGCCACCCAGTGCCGAATCGAAGCGGACTCTGCGGGCCGGTACCACTGCTACGTCGTCGCCCGCTGTCAGCCAAAGCTCCCTGCCGACGGCAAGCTCCCGACCGGTCAGGCCTTCAAGATCGGCATCTACGACCCGGAGGCAACACGCTCTCTCGTCACCCTTGAGGTGTCGATTGCCGATGCCGCCGGTGACAAGTACCACACCTTCGACCTCGGCACTCACGACCTCAAGCCGGGCATGTACTTCTGGCTCGCACCAATGAACAACCCGGACGCCGTCGAGGCGATCTACACCGACCGCATCTTCGGGATCCGCGAGCAGTAA
- a CDS encoding Flp family type IVb pilin → MLQAAKRLWMDEEGLSTVEYALLLVLIAIAGITAWQTLGSKVSGKVSEVSNTVDAT, encoded by the coding sequence ATGCTGCAAGCCGCGAAGAGACTCTGGATGGACGAAGAGGGTTTGAGCACTGTCGAGTACGCACTCTTGCTGGTGCTCATCGCCATCGCCGGCATCACTGCCTGGCAGACACTCGGTAGCAAGGTTAGCGGCAAAGTCAGCGAGGTCTCCAACACCGTCGACGCGACCTAG
- a CDS encoding A24 family peptidase, with translation MSLTALCFGATLVVTLISAYTDLRYGKVYNLVTMPALALGLGANALGSGWHGLLLSLAGVGVALALWLLSLACGGCMGGGDIKLLGAVGALCGPHFLVAAFVMAIFLGGIFAIGLALRHRCLGSVLSRLYTWIVCKLGFGCSTQLSPDRTLRVPYALPIALGVVICLLKASPLV, from the coding sequence ATGAGCCTGACTGCCCTCTGCTTCGGGGCCACTCTCGTCGTGACGCTGATCTCGGCCTATACCGACCTTCGCTACGGCAAGGTGTATAACCTGGTTACGATGCCTGCCCTCGCTCTCGGACTGGGTGCGAATGCCCTGGGCTCCGGCTGGCACGGGCTGCTCCTGTCCCTGGCCGGGGTCGGAGTGGCGCTGGCCCTGTGGCTGTTGAGCCTGGCTTGCGGCGGTTGCATGGGTGGCGGCGACATCAAGCTTCTTGGCGCCGTGGGTGCCCTGTGCGGCCCGCACTTCCTGGTGGCTGCCTTCGTGATGGCCATCTTTCTCGGGGGGATCTTCGCCATCGGTCTGGCACTCCGACACCGATGCCTGGGCAGCGTCCTGTCGCGTCTCTACACCTGGATCGTGTGTAAGCTCGGCTTCGGGTGCAGCACACAGCTCAGTCCCGATCGCACGCTTCGAGTGCCCTACGCACTCCCGATCGCTCTCGGAGTCGTCATCTGCCTTCTCAAAGCCTCACCCTTGGTCTGA
- a CDS encoding TadE family protein: MVELALAMPLLLVMLFGCIEAGLLFCDAIVLGNAARESVRMASVGAPTNQIGLVVGTTTGCLKEDLLDPATVQYRVWNGMNWGEPQTLTDVEGRNIAQAGDQVMVTLHYRHPLATGGMLAPLFGGRTEIPITALRVMRRE, from the coding sequence ATGGTCGAACTGGCCCTGGCCATGCCTCTGCTCCTTGTCATGCTCTTTGGGTGCATCGAAGCCGGCCTGCTCTTCTGTGACGCCATCGTCCTGGGCAACGCCGCTCGCGAGAGTGTGCGCATGGCCTCCGTCGGTGCACCGACGAATCAGATAGGTCTCGTCGTCGGCACTACCACCGGGTGCCTGAAGGAGGACCTGCTCGACCCGGCGACGGTGCAGTACCGCGTCTGGAACGGCATGAACTGGGGCGAGCCGCAGACCCTTACAGACGTCGAGGGACGCAATATCGCGCAGGCCGGTGATCAGGTAATGGTCACTTTGCACTACCGTCATCCTCTCGCCACCGGGGGGATGCTCGCTCCGCTCTTCGGGGGCCGCACCGAGATACCCATCACCGCACTTCGCGTCATGCGTCGCGAGTGA
- a CDS encoding response regulator translates to MIRLLLTELSAGAAEGIRALLGAHEDLEIVGYPRDGLEAVQMAARLRPDVLLVHDLLPGLSGVEACELTAQAAPEVACALLCEQSDPSSLRRAMRAGARAVMTPTMSPEEMAAVLRDLATVSTITQAPEYALATDPARMPQTIGVIAARDGVGKSTLTLNLATALAAKAPDQVVVVDLCGQFSSLPLLLNLASPNSILDLAGFAQEMDGDLLETFLGSPSAGFKVLPGGSKYDPAWTDALGVEFLADLFGLLRRRYRFILCDIPCVVWPGSLYAITRSQYCLMVSGLSEVTAVRESAALADLLVPAHLPAERLRLVVNRVSSQEWFTEDDLKAATRLPVWHSLPFDAASLFAAANEGVPVVAAKPNAPFAKGVVGLADKLLAELS, encoded by the coding sequence ATGATCCGTTTGCTGCTCACCGAACTCTCCGCGGGAGCAGCCGAGGGCATCCGCGCCCTGCTGGGTGCCCACGAGGACCTTGAGATTGTGGGCTATCCGCGTGATGGCCTTGAAGCCGTGCAGATGGCGGCTCGCCTGCGCCCTGACGTTCTCCTGGTCCACGACCTTCTCCCTGGGCTGTCTGGGGTCGAGGCCTGCGAGCTGACCGCTCAGGCTGCTCCAGAGGTCGCCTGTGCCCTCCTGTGCGAGCAGTCCGACCCTTCCTCCCTGCGTCGGGCCATGCGCGCCGGTGCACGAGCTGTGATGACGCCTACCATGTCCCCCGAGGAGATGGCCGCCGTCCTGCGGGACCTGGCCACCGTGAGCACGATCACCCAGGCCCCGGAGTATGCCCTCGCCACCGACCCTGCCAGGATGCCCCAGACGATTGGCGTGATCGCGGCCCGGGACGGAGTGGGCAAGTCCACGCTCACCCTCAACCTCGCGACGGCTCTCGCAGCCAAGGCGCCGGACCAGGTGGTCGTGGTCGACCTGTGCGGGCAGTTCAGCAGTCTCCCGCTGCTTCTGAACCTCGCCAGCCCAAACAGCATCCTCGATCTCGCCGGCTTCGCTCAGGAGATGGACGGGGATCTGCTCGAGACCTTTCTCGGGTCGCCTTCGGCCGGGTTCAAGGTCCTCCCCGGCGGCAGTAAGTATGATCCTGCCTGGACTGACGCGCTAGGCGTCGAGTTCCTGGCCGACCTGTTCGGCCTCCTGCGCCGTCGGTACCGATTCATCCTGTGCGACATTCCCTGTGTCGTCTGGCCCGGGAGTCTTTACGCCATCACCCGATCACAGTACTGCCTTATGGTGAGCGGTCTCTCGGAAGTCACCGCGGTTCGTGAGTCTGCCGCTCTCGCAGACCTGCTCGTGCCGGCCCATCTGCCTGCCGAACGTCTGCGTCTGGTGGTCAACCGCGTCTCGTCCCAGGAGTGGTTCACCGAGGACGACCTGAAGGCCGCGACACGTCTGCCCGTCTGGCACTCGCTTCCCTTCGATGCCGCCAGTCTCTTCGCCGCAGCCAACGAGGGCGTTCCTGTTGTGGCGGCAAAGCCGAACGCGCCCTTTGCTAAGGGCGTGGTCGGACTCGCCGATAAGCTCCTTGCGGAGCTGTCCTGA
- a CDS encoding CpaF family protein, with protein sequence MVADAQPQWETDYRATADRAEADHMLKLQAAVHEQLLAAIEPQELNRMSRAQLMERIGSMAAEVIAAKRVMLTSRMRQQLLSEVFAEVRGYGPIQSLLEDDNISEVMVNGPEMVFVERSGRITEVPKHFTDNAHVMRIIDKIIAPLGRRLDESMPMVDARLPDGSRVNAIIPPVSVTGPCVTIRKFSRDPFGADDLVRFGTLTEQMSDFLHACVEARLNILVSGGTGSGKTTTLNVLSSMIPPGERIVTIEDAAELRLMQRHVITLEARPANLEGRGEVSIRLLVRNALRMRPDRIIVGEVRGGEALDMLQAMNTGHDGSLSTCHANTPRDMLARLETMTLMAGTELPSRAIREQISSAVHIIVQQSRLRDGSRRITHITEVQNMEGDHIVVQDLYRFRQDGVDPTGRVIGEHVSTGLRPHFADHLLAQGVQLPGDLFQQWTGGGPQCRR encoded by the coding sequence ATGGTCGCCGATGCACAGCCGCAATGGGAAACCGACTACCGCGCCACGGCCGATCGCGCGGAGGCCGACCACATGCTCAAGCTCCAGGCCGCCGTGCACGAGCAGCTCTTGGCCGCCATCGAACCGCAGGAGCTCAACCGCATGTCTCGAGCTCAGCTCATGGAGCGCATCGGATCGATGGCCGCCGAGGTGATCGCGGCCAAGCGTGTCATGCTGACTTCACGCATGCGTCAACAGCTTCTCAGCGAGGTCTTCGCCGAGGTTCGCGGCTATGGCCCCATCCAGTCACTGCTCGAGGACGACAACATCTCTGAGGTCATGGTCAACGGTCCGGAGATGGTCTTCGTGGAACGCAGCGGACGCATCACGGAAGTCCCCAAGCACTTCACCGACAACGCCCACGTGATGCGCATCATCGACAAGATCATCGCACCCCTGGGTCGCCGCCTCGACGAGTCCATGCCCATGGTCGACGCGCGCCTTCCGGATGGGTCGCGCGTGAATGCCATCATCCCACCCGTGAGCGTCACCGGGCCCTGCGTGACGATCCGTAAGTTCTCGCGAGATCCCTTCGGCGCCGACGACCTGGTCCGCTTCGGCACTCTCACGGAGCAGATGAGCGACTTCCTTCACGCTTGCGTCGAGGCACGGCTCAACATCCTGGTGTCGGGTGGCACGGGCTCGGGAAAAACCACCACTCTGAACGTTCTCTCTTCCATGATCCCGCCGGGAGAGCGCATCGTCACCATCGAGGACGCCGCCGAACTGCGGCTCATGCAACGCCATGTCATCACCCTGGAGGCTCGACCCGCGAACCTCGAAGGACGTGGCGAGGTCTCCATCCGCCTCCTGGTCCGCAACGCCCTGCGAATGAGGCCGGACCGAATCATCGTTGGTGAGGTCCGTGGCGGCGAGGCCCTCGACATGCTCCAGGCCATGAACACCGGACACGATGGCTCCCTGAGCACCTGCCACGCGAATACCCCCCGAGACATGCTGGCGCGTCTGGAGACCATGACCCTTATGGCCGGCACAGAGCTGCCTTCGCGCGCGATTCGCGAGCAGATCTCCTCGGCCGTCCACATCATTGTCCAGCAGTCCCGTCTTCGTGACGGCTCGCGGCGGATCACCCACATCACCGAGGTCCAGAACATGGAGGGTGACCACATCGTCGTCCAGGACCTGTATCGCTTCCGGCAGGACGGCGTCGACCCCACAGGACGAGTGATCGGCGAGCACGTGTCGACCGGACTGCGTCCACACTTCGCCGACCATCTGCTGGCTCAGGGCGTGCAGCTTCCCGGAGACCTGTTTCAGCAGTGGACGGGAGGCGGTCCCCAGTGCCGCCGCTGA